In the Choloepus didactylus isolate mChoDid1 chromosome 5, mChoDid1.pri, whole genome shotgun sequence genome, one interval contains:
- the DBNL gene encoding drebrin-like protein isoform X3, whose product MAVNLSRNGPALQEAYVRVVAEKSPTDWALFTYEGNSNDIRLAGTGEGGLEEMVEELSSGKVMYAFCRVKDPNSGLPKFVLINWTGEGVNDARKGACANHVSTMANFLKGAHVTVNARAEEDVEPEAIMQKVAKASGANYNFHRESSRFQDTGPQAPVGSVYQKTNAVSEIKRVGKDSFWAKAEKDEENRKLEERRRVEQERQQAEEERRERELREAARREQQYRERDCEAGPPRNFEQHRDAFSRTREEQPVHPRELFKQKERAMSTTSITSSQPGKLRSPFLQKQLTQPETPLARTPAPTSPGPRAGKALDFHEEPAPSIPRSPVKAEEEDEAIYEDPPEQENLYEEPPTVQQEEASSGHASHYEQGPGLGGNGLCARALYDYQAADDTEISFDPEDLITGIEVIDEGWWRGYGPDGHFGMFPANYVELIE is encoded by the exons ATGGCGGTGAACCTGAGCCGGAATGGGCCGGCGCTGCAGGAGGCCTACGTGCGGGTGGTCGCCGAGAAGTCCCCGACTGATTG GGCCCTGTTCACTTATGAAGGCAATAGCAATGACATCCGCTTGGCCGGCACCGGGG AGGGAGGCCTGGAGGAGATGGTGGAAGAGCTGAGCAGTGGGAAGGTGATGTACGCCTTCTGCAGGGTGAAGGACCCCAACTCCGGGCTGCCCAAGTTTGTGCTCATCAACTGG ACAGGCGAAGGCGTGAATGATGCACGGAAGGGAGCGTGTGCCAACCATGTCAGCACCATGGCCAACTTCCTGAAG GGCGCCCACGTGACTGTCAATGCCCGGGCTGAGGAGGACGTGGAGCCCGAGGCCATCATGCAGAAGGTGGCCAAGGCCTCGGGGGCCAACTACAACTTCCACCGGGAGAGCAGCCGCTTCCAGGACACCGGGCCCCAGGCCCCTGTG GGCTCTGTCTACCAAAAGACCAATGCCGTATCCGAGATCAAGAGGGTTGGCAAAGACAGCTTCTGGGCCAAAGCCGAG AAGGACGAGGAGAACCGCAAGCTGGAGGAGCGGCGGCGGGTGGAGCAGGAGCGGCAGCAGGCAGAGGAGGAGCGGCGGGAGCGGGAGCTGCGGGAGGCCGCCCGCCGGGAGCAGCAGTATCGGGAGCGGGACTGCGAGGCAGGCCCCCCGAG GAATTTTGAACAGCACCGAGATGCATTTTCAAGGACCAGAGAGGAGCAG CCGGTGCACCCCCGGGAGCTCTTCAAGCAGAAGGAGAGGGCCATGTCCACCACTTCGATCACCAGTTCCCAGCCAG GCAAGCTGAGGAGCCCTTTCCTGCAGAAGCAGCTCACGCAACCAGAGACGCCCCTTGCCAGAACACCGGCTCCCAcctccccagggcccagggcaggcAAGGCGCTGG ATTTCCATGAGGAGCCGGCACCCAGCATCCCTCGGTCTCCAGTGAAGGCAGAGGAGGAAGACGAGGCTATCTACGAGGATCCCCCGGAGCAGGAGAATCTCTACGAGGAGCCCCCGACG GTGCAGCAGGAGGAAGCCAGCTCAGGACATGCCAGCCACTATGAGCAGGGGCCAGGGCTCGGGGGAAACGGGCTCTGTGCACGGGCCCTATATGACTACCAGGCAG CTGACGACACAGAGATCTCCTTCGACCCTGAGGACCTCATCACGGGCATCGAGGTGATCGATGAAGGCTGGTGGCGCGGCTATGGACCGGACGGCCACTTCGGCATGTTCCCTGCCAACTACGTGGAGCTCATCGAGTGA
- the DBNL gene encoding drebrin-like protein isoform X1, which yields MAVNLSRNGPALQEAYVRVVAEKSPTDWALFTYEGNSNDIRLAGTGEGGLEEMVEELSSGKVMYAFCRVKDPNSGLPKFVLINWTGEGVNDARKGACANHVSTMANFLKGAHVTVNARAEEDVEPEAIMQKVAKASGANYNFHRESSRFQDTGPQAPVGSVYQKTNAVSEIKRVGKDSFWAKAEKDEENRKLEERRRVEQERQQAEEERRERELREAARREQQYRERDCEAGPPRNFEQHRDAFSRTREEQEPTCPQPVHPRELFKQKERAMSTTSITSSQPGKLRSPFLQKQLTQPETPLARTPAPTSPGPRAGKALDFHEEPAPSIPRSPVKAEEEDEAIYEDPPEQENLYEEPPTVQQEEASSGHASHYEQGPGLGGNGLCARALYDYQAADDTEISFDPEDLITGIEVIDEGWWRGYGPDGHFGMFPANYVELIE from the exons ATGGCGGTGAACCTGAGCCGGAATGGGCCGGCGCTGCAGGAGGCCTACGTGCGGGTGGTCGCCGAGAAGTCCCCGACTGATTG GGCCCTGTTCACTTATGAAGGCAATAGCAATGACATCCGCTTGGCCGGCACCGGGG AGGGAGGCCTGGAGGAGATGGTGGAAGAGCTGAGCAGTGGGAAGGTGATGTACGCCTTCTGCAGGGTGAAGGACCCCAACTCCGGGCTGCCCAAGTTTGTGCTCATCAACTGG ACAGGCGAAGGCGTGAATGATGCACGGAAGGGAGCGTGTGCCAACCATGTCAGCACCATGGCCAACTTCCTGAAG GGCGCCCACGTGACTGTCAATGCCCGGGCTGAGGAGGACGTGGAGCCCGAGGCCATCATGCAGAAGGTGGCCAAGGCCTCGGGGGCCAACTACAACTTCCACCGGGAGAGCAGCCGCTTCCAGGACACCGGGCCCCAGGCCCCTGTG GGCTCTGTCTACCAAAAGACCAATGCCGTATCCGAGATCAAGAGGGTTGGCAAAGACAGCTTCTGGGCCAAAGCCGAG AAGGACGAGGAGAACCGCAAGCTGGAGGAGCGGCGGCGGGTGGAGCAGGAGCGGCAGCAGGCAGAGGAGGAGCGGCGGGAGCGGGAGCTGCGGGAGGCCGCCCGCCGGGAGCAGCAGTATCGGGAGCGGGACTGCGAGGCAGGCCCCCCGAG GAATTTTGAACAGCACCGAGATGCATTTTCAAGGACCAGAGAGGAGCAG GAGCCCACCTGTCCACAGCCGGTGCACCCCCGGGAGCTCTTCAAGCAGAAGGAGAGGGCCATGTCCACCACTTCGATCACCAGTTCCCAGCCAG GCAAGCTGAGGAGCCCTTTCCTGCAGAAGCAGCTCACGCAACCAGAGACGCCCCTTGCCAGAACACCGGCTCCCAcctccccagggcccagggcaggcAAGGCGCTGG ATTTCCATGAGGAGCCGGCACCCAGCATCCCTCGGTCTCCAGTGAAGGCAGAGGAGGAAGACGAGGCTATCTACGAGGATCCCCCGGAGCAGGAGAATCTCTACGAGGAGCCCCCGACG GTGCAGCAGGAGGAAGCCAGCTCAGGACATGCCAGCCACTATGAGCAGGGGCCAGGGCTCGGGGGAAACGGGCTCTGTGCACGGGCCCTATATGACTACCAGGCAG CTGACGACACAGAGATCTCCTTCGACCCTGAGGACCTCATCACGGGCATCGAGGTGATCGATGAAGGCTGGTGGCGCGGCTATGGACCGGACGGCCACTTCGGCATGTTCCCTGCCAACTACGTGGAGCTCATCGAGTGA
- the DBNL gene encoding drebrin-like protein isoform X2 has protein sequence MAVNLSRNGPALQEAYVRVVAEKSPTDWALFTYEGNSNDIRLAGTGEGGLEEMVEELSSGKVMYAFCRVKDPNSGLPKFVLINWTGEGVNDARKGACANHVSTMANFLKGAHVTVNARAEEDVEPEAIMQKVAKASGANYNFHRESSRFQDTGPQAPVGSVYQKTNAVSEIKRVGKDSFWAKAEKDEENRKLEERRRVEQERQQAEEERRERELREAARREQQYRERDCEAGPPRNFEQHRDAFSRTREEQEPTCPQPVHPRELFKQKERAMSTTSITSSQPGKLRSPFLQKQLTQPETPLARTPAPTSPGPRADFHEEPAPSIPRSPVKAEEEDEAIYEDPPEQENLYEEPPTVQQEEASSGHASHYEQGPGLGGNGLCARALYDYQAADDTEISFDPEDLITGIEVIDEGWWRGYGPDGHFGMFPANYVELIE, from the exons ATGGCGGTGAACCTGAGCCGGAATGGGCCGGCGCTGCAGGAGGCCTACGTGCGGGTGGTCGCCGAGAAGTCCCCGACTGATTG GGCCCTGTTCACTTATGAAGGCAATAGCAATGACATCCGCTTGGCCGGCACCGGGG AGGGAGGCCTGGAGGAGATGGTGGAAGAGCTGAGCAGTGGGAAGGTGATGTACGCCTTCTGCAGGGTGAAGGACCCCAACTCCGGGCTGCCCAAGTTTGTGCTCATCAACTGG ACAGGCGAAGGCGTGAATGATGCACGGAAGGGAGCGTGTGCCAACCATGTCAGCACCATGGCCAACTTCCTGAAG GGCGCCCACGTGACTGTCAATGCCCGGGCTGAGGAGGACGTGGAGCCCGAGGCCATCATGCAGAAGGTGGCCAAGGCCTCGGGGGCCAACTACAACTTCCACCGGGAGAGCAGCCGCTTCCAGGACACCGGGCCCCAGGCCCCTGTG GGCTCTGTCTACCAAAAGACCAATGCCGTATCCGAGATCAAGAGGGTTGGCAAAGACAGCTTCTGGGCCAAAGCCGAG AAGGACGAGGAGAACCGCAAGCTGGAGGAGCGGCGGCGGGTGGAGCAGGAGCGGCAGCAGGCAGAGGAGGAGCGGCGGGAGCGGGAGCTGCGGGAGGCCGCCCGCCGGGAGCAGCAGTATCGGGAGCGGGACTGCGAGGCAGGCCCCCCGAG GAATTTTGAACAGCACCGAGATGCATTTTCAAGGACCAGAGAGGAGCAG GAGCCCACCTGTCCACAGCCGGTGCACCCCCGGGAGCTCTTCAAGCAGAAGGAGAGGGCCATGTCCACCACTTCGATCACCAGTTCCCAGCCAG GCAAGCTGAGGAGCCCTTTCCTGCAGAAGCAGCTCACGCAACCAGAGACGCCCCTTGCCAGAACACCGGCTCCCAcctccccagggcccagggcag ATTTCCATGAGGAGCCGGCACCCAGCATCCCTCGGTCTCCAGTGAAGGCAGAGGAGGAAGACGAGGCTATCTACGAGGATCCCCCGGAGCAGGAGAATCTCTACGAGGAGCCCCCGACG GTGCAGCAGGAGGAAGCCAGCTCAGGACATGCCAGCCACTATGAGCAGGGGCCAGGGCTCGGGGGAAACGGGCTCTGTGCACGGGCCCTATATGACTACCAGGCAG CTGACGACACAGAGATCTCCTTCGACCCTGAGGACCTCATCACGGGCATCGAGGTGATCGATGAAGGCTGGTGGCGCGGCTATGGACCGGACGGCCACTTCGGCATGTTCCCTGCCAACTACGTGGAGCTCATCGAGTGA
- the DBNL gene encoding drebrin-like protein isoform X4, giving the protein MAVNLSRNGPALQEAYVRVVAEKSPTDWALFTYEGNSNDIRLAGTGEGGLEEMVEELSSGKVMYAFCRVKDPNSGLPKFVLINWTGEGVNDARKGACANHVSTMANFLKGAHVTVNARAEEDVEPEAIMQKVAKASGANYNFHRESSRFQDTGPQAPVGSVYQKTNAVSEIKRVGKDSFWAKAEKDEENRKLEERRRVEQERQQAEEERRERELREAARREQQYRERDCEAGPPRNFEQHRDAFSRTREEQPVHPRELFKQKERAMSTTSITSSQPGKLRSPFLQKQLTQPETPLARTPAPTSPGPRADFHEEPAPSIPRSPVKAEEEDEAIYEDPPEQENLYEEPPTVQQEEASSGHASHYEQGPGLGGNGLCARALYDYQAADDTEISFDPEDLITGIEVIDEGWWRGYGPDGHFGMFPANYVELIE; this is encoded by the exons ATGGCGGTGAACCTGAGCCGGAATGGGCCGGCGCTGCAGGAGGCCTACGTGCGGGTGGTCGCCGAGAAGTCCCCGACTGATTG GGCCCTGTTCACTTATGAAGGCAATAGCAATGACATCCGCTTGGCCGGCACCGGGG AGGGAGGCCTGGAGGAGATGGTGGAAGAGCTGAGCAGTGGGAAGGTGATGTACGCCTTCTGCAGGGTGAAGGACCCCAACTCCGGGCTGCCCAAGTTTGTGCTCATCAACTGG ACAGGCGAAGGCGTGAATGATGCACGGAAGGGAGCGTGTGCCAACCATGTCAGCACCATGGCCAACTTCCTGAAG GGCGCCCACGTGACTGTCAATGCCCGGGCTGAGGAGGACGTGGAGCCCGAGGCCATCATGCAGAAGGTGGCCAAGGCCTCGGGGGCCAACTACAACTTCCACCGGGAGAGCAGCCGCTTCCAGGACACCGGGCCCCAGGCCCCTGTG GGCTCTGTCTACCAAAAGACCAATGCCGTATCCGAGATCAAGAGGGTTGGCAAAGACAGCTTCTGGGCCAAAGCCGAG AAGGACGAGGAGAACCGCAAGCTGGAGGAGCGGCGGCGGGTGGAGCAGGAGCGGCAGCAGGCAGAGGAGGAGCGGCGGGAGCGGGAGCTGCGGGAGGCCGCCCGCCGGGAGCAGCAGTATCGGGAGCGGGACTGCGAGGCAGGCCCCCCGAG GAATTTTGAACAGCACCGAGATGCATTTTCAAGGACCAGAGAGGAGCAG CCGGTGCACCCCCGGGAGCTCTTCAAGCAGAAGGAGAGGGCCATGTCCACCACTTCGATCACCAGTTCCCAGCCAG GCAAGCTGAGGAGCCCTTTCCTGCAGAAGCAGCTCACGCAACCAGAGACGCCCCTTGCCAGAACACCGGCTCCCAcctccccagggcccagggcag ATTTCCATGAGGAGCCGGCACCCAGCATCCCTCGGTCTCCAGTGAAGGCAGAGGAGGAAGACGAGGCTATCTACGAGGATCCCCCGGAGCAGGAGAATCTCTACGAGGAGCCCCCGACG GTGCAGCAGGAGGAAGCCAGCTCAGGACATGCCAGCCACTATGAGCAGGGGCCAGGGCTCGGGGGAAACGGGCTCTGTGCACGGGCCCTATATGACTACCAGGCAG CTGACGACACAGAGATCTCCTTCGACCCTGAGGACCTCATCACGGGCATCGAGGTGATCGATGAAGGCTGGTGGCGCGGCTATGGACCGGACGGCCACTTCGGCATGTTCCCTGCCAACTACGTGGAGCTCATCGAGTGA
- the PGAM2 gene encoding phosphoglycerate mutase 2, which yields MATHRLVIVRHGESTWNQENRFCGWFDAELSEKGTQEAQRGAQAIKDAKMEFDICYTSVLKRAIRTLWTILDGTDQMWLPVVRSWRLNERHYGGLTGLNKAETAAKHGEEQVKIWRRSFDVPPPPMDEKHPYYNSISTERRYTGLKPGELPACESLKDTIARALPFWNEEIAPQIKAGKRVLIAAHGNSLRGIVKHLESMSDQAIMELNLPTGIPIVYELDDKLKPTKPMRFLGDEETVRKAMEAVAAQGKAK from the exons ATGGCCACCCACCGCCTGGTGATTGTGCGGCACGGCGAGAGCACCTGGAACCAGGAGAACCGCTTCTGTGGCTGGTTCGATGCTGAGCTGAGCGAGAAGGGGACCCAGGAGGCCCAGAGGGGGGCACAGGCCATCAAGGATGCCAAGATGGAGTTTGACATCTGCTACACGTCGGTGCTGAAGCGGGCCATCCGCACGCTCTGGACCATCCTGGATGGCACGGACCAGATGTGGCTGCCCGTGGTGCGCAGCTGGCGCCTCAACGAGCGGCACTACGGGGGCCTCACGGGCCTCAACAAGGCAGAGACGGCCGCCAAGCATGGCGAGGAGCAGGTGAAGATCTGGAGGCGCTCCTTCGACGTGCCCCCGCCCCCCATGGATGAGAAGCACCCATATTACAACTCTATCAGCACG GAACGCCGGTACACAGGCCTGAAGCCGGGAGAGCTGCCAGCCTGTGAGAGCCTCAAGGACACCATTGCCCGGGCCCTGCCCTTCTGGAATGAGGAGATCGCCCCCCAGATCAAGGCGGGCAAGAGGGTGCTCATTGCCGCCCACGGCAACAGCCTGCGCGGCATTGTCAAGCACCTGGAGA gcATGTCCGACCAGGCCATCATGGAGCTGAACCTGCCCACGGGGATCCCCATCGTGTATGAGCTGGATGACAAGCTCAAGCCCACCAAGCCCATGCGGTTCCTGGGCGATGAAGAGACCGTGCGCAAGGCCATGGAAGCCGTGGCCGCCCAGGGCAAGGCCAAGTGA